TGACCATCCCCATCGACCTGGCGCCGGGTGTCAAGGTGGTCTACACCACGAGGCTCGGTGGCGTGAGCGAAGGCGATTGGGCCGATTGCAACTTTGGCGGCAAGTCCGGCGACAATCCCGTCCACGTCCGCGCGAATCGCGAGGCGTTGGCCAAGGCCATTGACGCGCCGCTTTCGCTGGTCGGCCAGGTGCATTCAGGCCGTGCGATTGATGTGGATGAGTGCTTGCGACGCAATGCTTCCTATGGCTCGGATCTGTCTGGCACGGTCATGGACCAGACGCAAAGCGAGGCGCTGCAAACTCCCGTCGTGACCGAAAAGGTCGAGGAGACCAAGGAGATTATCTCCGATGAAGGCGTCGTCGTTCGTGAGGACTCGACGGTAATCAAACAGGTTGCGGACGATGCGGGAACAGATGGCGGCCAACTCGGCACGAGCGAAGACCTCCACGATTCCGTTCCCGCCGAACCCGGCCATTTCCCCAAGCTGGAAGCCGACGGCCAGGTGACCACGCAAACCGGTATGGCACTCGGCATGTTCGCCGCCGATTGCCTGCCCGTGCTGCTGGCCGACGCCACCGCCGGCGTCATCGGAGCCTGCCACTGCGGCCGAAGGGGCCTGGAGCGCGGTGTCATCGGCTCCACCGTCGAGCTGATGTTGGCCAAAGGCGCGCGCCCGGAGCGCATCGTCGCCACTCTGGGCCCGTGCATCTGCGGGGATTGCTACGAGGTGGGTGACGAGATCGCCGACGCCTTCGACGCCCGGTTCCCGGGCACCTTCACCCTCACCCGTTTCGGCGGCCCCGGCATCGACATCGCCAAGGCCGCCCGCCAGGAGCTGGAGAAGGCCGGCATACCGCGCGACAACGTCATTGACTCCGCCCCGCGTGTGGCCGCAGCCACGCAATATCTCGACCATGACGCCGAGCTCGCCGACCTATGCGCCAACGACGGCGAGGGCGAAAGCGATCTGGCCGACCGGCTGGCCCAGCTCCGCCACCCGATGTGCACGCTCGAGAATCCGCTCTGGTATTCGCACCGGCGCGCGTCGCTGGCGAAGAAGGAACACGAGGGGCGCTTTTTGGCGCTTATCGTCCGCGAGGACTAAACGGCGCTAGACTGGAGCTATGAAACAACTACGTGTCGTGATCTCCGGTTTCGCCTCCTATCCGGACGTGGAGCGCAACCCTTCGCAAGAGGTGCCCAAGGCCTTCGCCGAACAGGGGCTGGGCGACGAGCCGGACGACGTGCTCGAGGATGTGGACCTGAGCGTCAACACCGTTGACCTGCCGGTGAGCTTCGAGGAGGCTTGGCCGAAACTCAAGGAGACGCTCGATGCCACGCACCCCGACATCGTCATCGCCACAGGGCTCAAGGCCGCGGCGCGCGGCATCTTGCTGGAGCGTTGCGCCACCAACGTCATCGACACCTCGCGCCGTGAGGCCCAGGGCGACATCCCCGGCTCCTGCGCGGAGGTGGCGGAGGAGCCGCAGCGCAAGCCCGTCGACCCGCAGGGTCCGGCCGGGTTCTGGACACGCCTGCCCCTGCGCGCCATCCTCGACGACTTCGGCTCGCACGGCATCCCCTCGGCGCTGAGCTCCGACGCCGGCACGTTCCTGAGCAATTCCGTCTTCTACAACCTCATGCACTGGTCGGCATGCCAGGAGCGCGTGCTCTCCGGCTTCGTCAGCTTCCCGGTCATCACCAGCGAGCCGCACCCGCGCCACGGGCTCTCCTTCGACCAGCAGGTTGAGGCCTGCCGTCTGGTGGTGCGCGAGACGGCCAGGTACTATCTCGATCCGTCGTCCTCGGACATCCTCATCGCCTGAGTCTCGCGAGAGGTCTGCTGAGTGTGGTGGGCTTGGCCTGGTCACGTGTGATCAGGGGCCGTTTGTATACACTCGTTACGCGCCGATTTTGTAGTGCATTGTGCGTTGACGCGCCCATACGGCACGTTTCGCGTCGTCTCTGTGTGGATTGGGCGTTTTCTCCACGGTTGTGACAGGCAATATACTAAAGTAATTTAAAGGTTTTGAAATTTGCGGCTTTGGTCGCAGGGCGAAAGGAACAACCATGGTGGACCGCTTCCCGACGGAGCTGCGCGGATACAACAAGGAAAAGGTGGACGAGTCGTTCACCGAGATGCAGGAGACGCTCGACCGCATGCGTGCGCAGGTCAGCTCGAGCGACGATGCCATCCTTCAGTTGCAGGCGCAGCTGCAGGAAGAGAAAAAGAAGGCCGCGAAGGCGGGTTCGGGCAATTCGTTCGCGTCGTTGGGCGCCAACGCCCAGCAGATGCTCGCCAGCGCCGAGCAGACCAGCAAGGAGCTGATCAACCGCGCCAAGCAGGACGCCTCCAGCACCCGCGCCTCCGCCTCCTCCAAGGTGGAGACCCTGCTCAACAACGCCAAGCTCGACGCCCAGCACATCCGTGACGAGGCCAACGCCAAGGCCGCCACCATCCTCGCCAAGGCTCAGACGGAGTCCGAGTCCATCACCACCTCCGCCAAGCAGGACGCCACGCGTCTGCGCGAGGAGACCGCCAAGACGGTCACCGAGCAGCGCGACACCGTCGAGATCGAGCTGAGCAACAACCGCGAGGAGCACAACAAGCGCCTCGCCAGCGAGAAGGCCAAGCAGGACCGCGAGATCTCCGAGATGAAGGCGAAGGC
This Bifidobacterium sp. ESL0790 DNA region includes the following protein-coding sequences:
- a CDS encoding polyphenol oxidase family protein, whose product is MNESKSNDQRRDAYDDAILDSNAIAPNDAQGNPIPVTIPIDLAPGVKVVYTTRLGGVSEGDWADCNFGGKSGDNPVHVRANREALAKAIDAPLSLVGQVHSGRAIDVDECLRRNASYGSDLSGTVMDQTQSEALQTPVVTEKVEETKEIISDEGVVVREDSTVIKQVADDAGTDGGQLGTSEDLHDSVPAEPGHFPKLEADGQVTTQTGMALGMFAADCLPVLLADATAGVIGACHCGRRGLERGVIGSTVELMLAKGARPERIVATLGPCICGDCYEVGDEIADAFDARFPGTFTLTRFGGPGIDIAKAARQELEKAGIPRDNVIDSAPRVAAATQYLDHDAELADLCANDGEGESDLADRLAQLRHPMCTLENPLWYSHRRASLAKKEHEGRFLALIVRED
- a CDS encoding pyroglutamyl-peptidase I translates to MKQLRVVISGFASYPDVERNPSQEVPKAFAEQGLGDEPDDVLEDVDLSVNTVDLPVSFEEAWPKLKETLDATHPDIVIATGLKAAARGILLERCATNVIDTSRREAQGDIPGSCAEVAEEPQRKPVDPQGPAGFWTRLPLRAILDDFGSHGIPSALSSDAGTFLSNSVFYNLMHWSACQERVLSGFVSFPVITSEPHPRHGLSFDQQVEACRLVVRETARYYLDPSSSDILIA